From Chloroflexota bacterium, a single genomic window includes:
- a CDS encoding NAD(P)-dependent alcohol dehydrogenase, protein MKAAIYRSYGPPEVLKIEEVEKPTPKDDEVLVKVHASSVNPAEWYGMTGLFLARIGNGLLKPKDTRLGVDYAGVVEAVGRDVTQVKPGDEVFGARSGAFAEYVCARNIIIPKPANITFEQAAAVPVAAITALQGLRDHGQLQPRQKVLINGASGGVGTFAVQIAKALDAEVTAVCSTRNVDMIRSLGADHVTDYTKEDFTRTGKRYDILLDIAGSRPWREIKRVLNPNAHYVIVGAPKGNRVIGPLGFIIKARLASLGASQKVIFFVASFKREDFLLLNNMFERGQVKPVVEKTYPLENISEAMRHLGTGHAKGKIVVTMR, encoded by the coding sequence ATGAAAGCTGCTATCTACAGATCGTATGGCCCGCCCGAAGTTTTGAAGATTGAGGAAGTTGAAAAACCAACCCCCAAGGATGACGAGGTCCTCGTTAAAGTCCACGCCTCATCGGTGAACCCGGCAGAGTGGTATGGCATGACGGGCTTGTTCCTCGCCCGCATCGGTAACGGACTACTCAAACCCAAAGACACAAGACTCGGCGTGGATTATGCCGGGGTTGTGGAAGCCGTTGGCAGAGATGTGACACAGGTCAAGCCGGGAGATGAAGTCTTCGGCGCGCGGAGCGGGGCATTCGCGGAATATGTATGCGCTCGCAATATCATCATTCCCAAGCCTGCCAACATTACGTTCGAGCAGGCAGCGGCTGTCCCTGTGGCGGCGATCACGGCCCTGCAGGGACTGCGCGATCATGGGCAATTGCAACCCAGGCAAAAGGTGTTGATCAACGGCGCCTCCGGCGGCGTAGGCACGTTCGCGGTGCAGATCGCCAAAGCGCTCGACGCCGAAGTGACCGCGGTTTGTAGCACGCGCAATGTAGATATGATCCGTTCGCTGGGTGCAGACCATGTCACCGACTACACCAAGGAAGATTTCACCCGCACCGGCAAACGCTACGACATCCTGCTCGACATCGCCGGAAGCCGTCCGTGGCGCGAAATCAAGCGCGTGCTGAACCCAAATGCCCATTACGTCATCGTGGGTGCGCCGAAGGGCAACCGTGTGATCGGTCCGCTGGGCTTTATCATCAAAGCCCGCCTGGCTTCCCTTGGCGCAAGCCAGAAGGTGATTTTCTTCGTGGCAAGTTTCAAACGTGAAGACTTCCTGCTCTTGAACAACATGTTCGAGCGCGGACAGGTCAAACCGGTCGTGGAAAAAACCTACCCACTTGAGAATATCTCCGAAGCCATGCGCCACCTCGGCACTGGTCACGCCAAAGGCAAGATCGTCGTCACGATGCGATAA
- a CDS encoding response regulator transcription factor gives MPPLILVVDDEPKVARLARDYLEKSGFRVVTAADGQSALTTARREKPDLVILDLMLPHIDGREVCRILRRESDVPIIMLTALSEEIDQVTGLEIGADDYITKPFSVRALVARVRALLRRTRGEVKAPSIVRAGGLEIDSEKYSVAFNGKPIKLTPNEFKLLYLLAGRPGQTFTREQLLDDLHGTVSSMDRSVDSHIKNLRKKLENATGDSVIETVYGIGYRFNEPGA, from the coding sequence ATGCCGCCGCTCATCCTTGTTGTTGACGATGAACCCAAAGTCGCCCGCCTCGCCCGTGACTATCTGGAGAAAAGCGGATTCCGCGTCGTCACCGCCGCAGACGGTCAATCTGCCCTGACAACTGCCCGCCGCGAAAAACCCGACCTCGTCATCCTCGACCTCATGCTCCCCCACATTGACGGGCGCGAAGTCTGCCGCATCCTGCGCCGCGAAAGCGACGTGCCGATCATCATGCTCACAGCCTTATCTGAGGAGATTGACCAGGTGACAGGTCTTGAAATCGGCGCGGACGATTACATCACCAAGCCATTCTCCGTCCGCGCATTGGTGGCGCGTGTGAGGGCGCTCCTCCGCAGAACGCGCGGTGAAGTCAAAGCGCCGAGCATCGTTCGCGCCGGCGGGCTTGAAATTGACTCGGAAAAATATTCCGTAGCCTTCAACGGCAAGCCGATCAAACTCACGCCGAACGAATTCAAATTGCTTTACCTGCTCGCCGGACGCCCCGGTCAAACATTCACCCGCGAACAACTACTTGACGATCTTCATGGAACTGTATCCAGCATGGATCGGAGCGTAGACTCGCACATCAAAAACCTCAGAAAAAAACTGGAAAATGCTACTGGCGACTCCGTGATCGAAACCGTTTACGGCATTGGCTATCGCTTCAACGAACCCGGCGCTTAA
- a CDS encoding HAMP domain-containing histidine kinase → MTTPSNRPRRAIRFFAYLLIFFLILVCFVGGFSALLFEVFTQSSTAKSSWLLLCGGPVVFVTLVVFVLFNLYMRFGRPLEQLFKTINAVEAGDLSARVPENNSDMFSDLIKRFNKMVRELERAEQQRRNLTADIAHELRTPLHVIQGNLEGIVDGVYQPTPDHINNTLDETRLLTRLVNDLQTLSFAETGQLPLHPTRFLLADLVNDLASSFSPQAASQNIDLNTNIADPNQKLTADYDRLNQVLSNLISNALRHTPEGGTISIETGSGSNEERSVRIVVKDTGAGIASDDLPFIFDRFWRGDKSRTERMHTGLGLAITKQLVHAQNGTIDVQSDGLPGKGTTFTIELPHGAITPNA, encoded by the coding sequence ATGACCACCCCATCCAACCGCCCCCGCCGCGCAATCCGCTTTTTTGCTTACTTACTCATCTTCTTTCTCATCCTCGTTTGTTTCGTGGGCGGATTTTCCGCGCTTCTATTTGAGGTCTTTACCCAATCCTCCACGGCAAAATCCAGTTGGCTCCTGCTGTGCGGTGGACCGGTCGTTTTTGTGACGCTCGTCGTCTTCGTCCTTTTCAATTTATATATGCGGTTTGGTCGTCCGCTCGAACAACTCTTCAAAACCATCAACGCAGTGGAAGCAGGCGACCTGTCCGCGCGCGTGCCCGAAAACAACTCCGACATGTTCAGCGATCTCATCAAGCGCTTCAACAAAATGGTCCGCGAACTCGAACGCGCCGAACAGCAACGCCGCAATCTTACCGCCGACATCGCCCACGAACTCCGCACGCCGTTACACGTCATACAGGGCAACCTCGAAGGCATCGTGGACGGAGTCTATCAACCGACGCCCGATCACATCAACAACACCCTGGACGAGACCCGACTACTCACCCGCCTCGTCAACGACCTGCAGACCCTCTCCTTTGCCGAAACGGGACAACTCCCGCTTCACCCCACCCGCTTCCTGCTCGCTGACCTTGTGAACGATCTCGCTTCGAGTTTTTCACCCCAGGCCGCTTCCCAAAACATTGACCTGAATACAAATATCGCCGACCCGAATCAAAAACTCACAGCCGATTACGACAGGCTCAATCAAGTTCTATCCAATCTGATATCCAATGCCTTACGTCATACGCCCGAGGGCGGGACAATTTCCATTGAAACAGGATCAGGTTCAAACGAAGAAAGAAGCGTGCGAATTGTGGTCAAAGATACGGGCGCAGGAATCGCATCCGATGATCTTCCGTTCATCTTCGATCGCTTCTGGCGCGGAGACAAATCTCGTACTGAGAGAATGCATACTGGGCTTGGTTTAGCAATCACAAAACAACTCGTCCATGCGCAAAACGGGACAATTGATGTGCAAAGTGACGGCTTGCCGGGCAAAGGCACAACGTTCACTATCGAATTACCTCATGGAGCGATTACGCCAAACGCCTGA
- a CDS encoding peptide ABC transporter substrate-binding protein, giving the protein MRYIRTQAILALIGLAVVGGLLYTQSQGLVTTVVPAQGGTLTEAVVGQPRRLNPLFDRNSPADRDLDRLIFSGLMKFDADGLPVPDLAESWAVSADGLTYTFVLKDGLTWHDGEPVTQQDVLFTIGLLQAPDFPGAGDVASLWQKVTVSSPARNTVRFVLPEPFAPFMDYVTVGLLPEHLLRGVSASSLLNHAFNFQPVGAGPMKLVSLDRQNSSITSVVLEPSPRYPGKAPYLSQLRFRFYPTAQAAYEAYLAGEVQTLSDFTPETFAAALKNPQLEIFSSRLPEYSLIFLNQKNETVSFFQEKRVRQALLAGLNRQLMVDTILQGQAFVAAGPILPGTWAYNDNLIPVKFDPAHAAQLLNDAGWALPPEAAPGSPDYVRSKSGKQLIFSLLVPPDATHSAVAGMAVKEWADLGVKVTIEPLPPDDIKTALTNRTFQAALVDLSFAATPDPDPYPFWHQTQIESGQNFSGYDNRDMSEILEQARTIPSYKDRAKFYRAFQSKFADQTPALMLYYPIFNYAVDRKVSGVQLGPLVDRSDRFNSLANWYIVTRRVIEEAP; this is encoded by the coding sequence ATGCGTTACATTCGCACCCAGGCCATTCTGGCTCTTATCGGTTTAGCCGTTGTCGGCGGCCTGCTCTACACCCAGTCGCAGGGCCTGGTCACCACCGTCGTCCCGGCGCAAGGCGGCACGCTCACCGAAGCCGTCGTCGGCCAGCCCCGCCGCCTCAACCCGCTCTTTGATCGCAACAGTCCGGCTGACCGTGATCTGGATCGCCTTATCTTCAGCGGGCTGATGAAGTTCGACGCCGACGGTTTGCCCGTCCCGGATTTGGCCGAGTCGTGGGCAGTGAGCGCCGACGGCCTCACCTACACCTTTGTCCTGAAAGACGGCCTCACCTGGCACGACGGGGAACCCGTTACTCAACAGGATGTGTTGTTCACTATCGGCCTGCTTCAAGCCCCGGACTTTCCCGGGGCGGGTGATGTCGCCAGCCTGTGGCAAAAGGTGACGGTCTCCTCACCGGCCCGCAACACGGTTCGTTTCGTCCTGCCGGAGCCGTTCGCCCCGTTCATGGATTACGTCACCGTCGGCCTCCTGCCGGAACATTTGCTTCGCGGCGTCTCGGCCAGTAGTTTGCTCAATCACGCCTTTAACTTTCAGCCGGTCGGCGCCGGCCCGATGAAGCTGGTCAGCCTCGACCGGCAGAACAGTTCCATCACCAGTGTTGTGCTGGAGCCGAGCCCGCGCTACCCCGGCAAGGCGCCTTACCTCAGCCAGCTTCGGTTTCGCTTTTACCCAACCGCCCAGGCCGCCTACGAGGCATATCTGGCCGGCGAGGTGCAAACCCTGAGCGACTTCACGCCGGAGACCTTCGCCGCCGCGTTGAAGAACCCGCAACTCGAAATATTCAGCAGTCGTTTGCCGGAATATAGTTTGATCTTTTTGAACCAGAAGAATGAAACGGTGAGCTTCTTTCAGGAGAAGCGCGTGCGGCAGGCGTTGCTCGCCGGGTTGAACCGCCAACTTATGGTGGACACGATTCTGCAAGGGCAGGCCTTCGTCGCGGCCGGCCCCATCCTGCCCGGAACGTGGGCCTACAACGACAATTTGATTCCGGTGAAGTTCGACCCTGCACACGCGGCCCAACTGCTCAACGACGCCGGCTGGGCGCTCCCGCCCGAAGCCGCCCCCGGCTCACCCGACTATGTGCGAAGCAAGAGCGGCAAGCAGTTAATCTTCTCGCTTCTTGTCCCGCCCGATGCAACTCACAGCGCGGTTGCCGGCATGGCTGTGAAAGAGTGGGCCGATCTAGGCGTAAAAGTGACGATTGAGCCACTGCCGCCGGATGACATCAAGACGGCGCTGACCAACCGCACCTTTCAGGCCGCGCTCGTGGACTTAAGTTTCGCCGCCACCCCCGACCCCGACCCGTATCCGTTCTGGCACCAGACGCAGATCGAATCCGGTCAGAACTTCAGTGGCTACGACAACCGCGATATGAGCGAAATTCTGGAGCAGGCCCGCACCATTCCATCTTACAAGGATCGGGCCAAGTTCTACCGCGCCTTCCAGTCCAAGTTCGCCGACCAGACTCCGGCCCTCATGCTCTACTATCCCATCTTCAACTACGCTGTAGACAGGAAAGTGAGCGGCGTCCAACTCGGCCCACTGGTGGATCGCAGCGACCGCTTCAATAGTTTGGCGAACTGGTACATTGTGACCCGGCGGGTGATTGAGGAAGCGCCGTAG
- the secG gene encoding preprotein translocase subunit SecG: MSLYVNIVQIILSIALITAIVLQSKGAGLGGLTGGSEGGGVFRARRGVEKLLFNITIVLAIAFFVTAVINVVVTNQG, from the coding sequence GTGAGTCTCTACGTCAACATCGTGCAAATCATTCTCTCCATCGCCCTGATCACCGCCATCGTCTTGCAAAGCAAGGGCGCAGGTTTGGGCGGCCTCACCGGCGGCAGTGAAGGCGGCGGCGTCTTCCGCGCCCGGCGCGGCGTGGAGAAACTGCTGTTCAACATCACCATCGTTCTCGCCATCGCCTTCTTTGTGACAGCGGTGATCAACGTGGTTGTGACCAATCAGGGGTAA